Proteins co-encoded in one Brassica oleracea var. oleracea cultivar TO1000 chromosome C4, BOL, whole genome shotgun sequence genomic window:
- the LOC106341095 gene encoding photosynthetic NDH subunit of lumenal location 1, chloroplastic, with protein MAVSPLSIRYCVSPKIPHKTDIPCPSPSLRACCSLSSGYNLDSSENTYQKGSGSNLKRRQALVGVGTLLATSVPATLLLAEEVPKSYSAFVDKEDGYSYYYPSDWREFDFRAHDSAFKDRYLQLQSVRVRFIPTEKTDIREVGPMEEVVYDLVKHKFAAPNQVATIYDMKERVEDGKSYYTFEYGLRTPIYATTCFATVAVGNNRYYTLIVGANERRWRKVKKQLEVVADSLKILQI; from the exons ATGGCAGTCTCTCCACTCTCAATCCGCTATTGTGTTTCACCAAAAATCCCCCACAAG ACAGATATTCCCTGTCCAAGCCCATCACTCAGAGCTTGTTGTTCACTTTCATCCGGCTACAATCTTGACTCCTCTGAGAATA CTTACCAGAAAGGAAGTGGAAGTAATTTGAAGAGAAGGCAAGCGCTTGTGGGAGTAGGAACTTTATTAGCAACTTCAGTTCCAGCAACTCTGCTTCTTGCTGAAG AGGTACCGAAAAGCTACTCAGCTTTTGTGGATAAAGAAGACGGATATTCTTATTATTACCCATCAGACTGGAGG GAATTTGACTTCAGGGCACATGATTCAGCCTTCAAGGATAGATATTTGCAGCTACAGAGTGTTCGTGTCAGATTCATACCAACAGAGAAAACAGACATCCGCGAAGTGGGTCCAATGGAAGAG GTGGTTTATGATCTAGTGAAGCATAAGTTTGCAGCACCAAACCAAGTAGCTACAATCTACGATATGAAAGAG AGGGTGGAGGATGGAAAGAGCTATTACACGTTTGAGTATGGACTAAGAACTCCCATCTATGCAACCACTTGCTTTGCAACAGTGGCAGTTGGAAACA ACAGATACTACACACTCATTGTTGGAGCAAACGAGAGAAGATGGAGAAAAGTGAAGAAGCAGCTAGAAGTTGTTGCAGACTCTTTGAAGATTCTTCAGATTTGA
- the LOC106341098 gene encoding 60S ribosomal protein L23a-1, translating to MSPAKVDTTKKADPKAKALKAAKAVKSGQAFKKKDKKIRTKVTFHRPKTLTKARDPKYPRISATPRNKLDHYGILKYPLTTESAMKKIEDNNTLVFIVDIRADKKKIKDAVKKMYDIQTKKVNTLIRPDGTKKAYVRLTPDYDALDVANKIGII from the exons ATGTCTCCGGCTAAAG TTGATACCACGAAGAAGGCCGACCCAAAGGCCAAGGCCCTGAAGGCTGCAAAGGCAGTGAAGTCTGGTCAAGCCTTCAAGAAGAAGGACAAAAAGATCAGGACTAAGGTCACCTTCCACAGGCCAAAGACCTTGACCAAGGCTAGAGATCCCAAGTACCCAAGGATCAGTGCAACTCCCAGGAACAAGTTGGACCACTACGGTATCCTCAAGTACCCACTCACCACCGAGTCTGCGATGAAGAAAATTGAGGACAACAACACTCTTGTCTTCATTGTTGACATTCGTGCCGACAAGAAGAAGATCAAAGATGCTGTGAAGAAAATGTATGATATCCAGACCAAGAAGGTTAACACCCTCATCAG GCCTGATGGAACGAAGAAGGCTTACGTTAGGCTCACACCGGACTATGATGCGTTGGATGTTGCTAACAAGATTGGCATCATCTAA
- the LOC106341094 gene encoding LOW QUALITY PROTEIN: metal tolerance protein 11 (The sequence of the model RefSeq protein was modified relative to this genomic sequence to represent the inferred CDS: inserted 2 bases in 1 codon; deleted 1 base in 1 codon) — translation MARPDGEEGILLLEFHGNGDRSWQLNFDDFQVSPEHKEKKSPSKLHNCLGCLGPEDNVADYYQQQVEMLEGFTEMDELAERGFVPGMSKEEQDNLAKSETLAIRISNIANMLLFAAKVYASVTSGSLAIVASTLDSLLDLLSGFILWFTAFSMQTPNPYQYPIGKKRMQPLGILVFASVMATLGLQIILESLRTMLSSHKEFSLTKEQESWVVGIMLSVTLVKLLLVLYCRSFSNEIVKAYAQDHFFDVITNIIGLIAVILANYFDNWMDPVGAIILALYTIRTWSMTVLENVNSLVGKTATPEYPQKLTYLCWNHHKAIRPIDTVRAYTFGSHYFVEVDIVLPXQVAHDIGESLQEKLELLQEIERAFVHLDYEYTHKPEHARSHC, via the exons ATGGCTAGGCCAGATGGAGAAGAAGGGATATTGCTGCTCGAGTTTCACGGCAACGGTGACCGTTCCTGGCAGCTAAACTTCGATGATTTTCAGGTTTCACCGGAGCACAAGGAGAAAAAATCGCCGAGCAAGCTCCATAACTGTCTTGGTTGCTTGG GTCCGGAAGACAATGTGGCAGATTACTACCAGCAACAGGTAGAGATGCTTGAAGGCTTTACCGAAATGGATGAACTTGCAGAACGTGGCTTTGTCCCTGGAATGTCAAAG GAAGAGCAAGACAATCTGGCTAAAAGCGAGACATTAGCCATCAGAATATCGAACATTGCCAACATGCTTCTATTTGCTGCTAAAGTCTATGCCTCCGTCACAAGCGGCTCTTTAGCAATCGTTGCTTCCACGTTGGACTCTCTTCTTGATCTTCTCTCTGGCTTCATCCTCTGGTTTACCGCC TTCTCTATGCAAACACCAAACCCGTATCAGTATCCCATTGGCAAGAAAAGGATGCAACCACTG GGAATCCTAGTATTTGCATCAGTGATGGCCACACTTGGATTGCAAATCATCTTGGAATCTCTTCGGACAATGTTATCCAGT CACAAGGAGTTCAGCCTAACAAAAGAGCAAGAGAGTTGGGTGGTTGGGATCATGCTCTCTGTTACATTGGTCAAACTGCTTCTTGTTCTTTACTGCAGATCGTTCAGTAACGAGATTGTGAAAGCTTATGCTCAGGATCACTTCTTCGACGTCATCACAAACATCATTGGACTCATTGCAGTGATCCTCGCCAACTACTTCGATAACTGGATGGATCCAGTTGGTGCTATCATT CTTGCATTGTACACAATACGGACGTGGTCAATGACGGTTTTGGAGAACGTGAACTCACTAGTTGGGAAAACAGCAACACCAGAGTATCCGCAGAAACTGACTTACCTGTGTTGGAACCACCATAAAGCCATAAGGCCTATCGACACAGTGAGGGCTTACACGTTTGGGTCTCATTACTTTGTGGAGGTTGATATCGTTCTTCC GCAAGTGGCTCACGACATTGGAGAATCGCTGCAGGAGAAGCTGGAGCTGTTGCAGGAGATAGAAAGGGCTTTTGTGCATCTTGATTATGAGTACACTCACAAGCCTGAGCATGCTAGATCCCACTGTTAG